One Fusarium falciforme chromosome 12, complete sequence DNA window includes the following coding sequences:
- a CDS encoding FAD-binding PCMH-type domain-containing protein: MQASRLSWLLAVAVLPAALGQTINVDGEAVPADESNVAPAWAEPAAASSRYSFVEETPQLTDTVLANLTDLELSNIDAFYFENTKSKRSAADAPKCKTFPGDKLFPGKLIWKVFDLVSGGALIDTVPLGSACYKGEHYDEAKCKFLLDNWSNSTTHISDPTSVMSPLYEGTTCEPANAAEGGQCTLGGFPLYSVKATNVAQIQLAVNFARNLNIRLIIHNTGHDFLGKSTGAGALSIWTHNLKDIKFTKSYRGAGSYTGPAFKLGAGIQVKDLYEAADREGYSAVGGECRDVGVTGGYTPGGGHSPLSPIAGLGADQVLSVDIVTPDGRFVTADEKQNTDLFWAVRGGGPATWGVVVSMTVKVYPKMSFSGMTWSVTTKDAGISEEALWKALDVYWRRFPEYSDKKSYGYSFLFPAGPGNYLWTMNPWMVPGMPLADFKKMVTPLLEEWKALGVDPKPTFFEHDRFLPAWRTHFPAESVGNPYVRTGSRLIPRKNWEDPELLNKTISTLKGIGSEGAILIIYNINAAAPKGTPSNSANPAWRDANMFAITGLSWTANSTAQEVADINNKLTHDVMERLKAITPGGGGYGNEGDVMDPDFGQSFFGSNYPALYKLKQQIDPYGVFYAPTAVGSEDWYITGQEAYVTKQTGRLCRK, from the exons ATGCAGGCCTCTCGGCTTTCGTGGCTGCTTGCCGTGGCTGTTCTTCCTGCCGCCCTCGGCCAGACCATTAATGTCGACGGCGAGGCTGTCC CTGCTGACGAGTCTAATGTCGCCCCGGCTTGGGCCGAGCCCGCAGCTGCGTCTTCGAGGTACTCGTTCGTTGAGGAGACTCCTCAGCTTACTGACACCGTGCTTGCCAACCTAACTGATCTGGAGTTGAGCAACATCGACGCCTTTTACTTTGAAAACACAAAGTCCAAGCGGTCTGCTGCCGATGCTCCCAAGTGCAAGACCTTCCCGGGTGACAAGCTCTTCCCTGGCAAGCTCATCTGGAAGGTCTTTGATCTCGTCTCTGGAGGTGCATTGATTGACACTGTTCCTCTTGGCTCTGCTTGCTACAAGGGAGAGCATTACGATGAGGCCAAGTGCAAGTTTCTCTTGGATAACTGGTCCAACTCGACCACCCA CATCAGTGACCCAACTTCTGTCATGTCACCCCTCTACGAGGGTACGACATGTGAGCCTGCCAACGCAGCTGAGGGCGGCCAATGCACACTGGGTGGCTTCCCTTTGTACTCTGTCAAGGCCACCAACGTTGCCCAGATCCAGCTTGCTGTGAACTTTGCCCGCAACCTCAACATTCGCCTCATTATTCACAACACAGGTCACGACTTCCTTGGCAAGAGCACCGGTGCCGGCGCCTTGTCCATCTGGACCCATAATCTCAAGGACATCAAGTTCACAAAGAGCTACCGAGGCGCTGGCAGTTACACCGGCCCTGCGTTCAAGCTTGGTGCTGGTATTCAGGTTAAGGATCTGTATGAGGCTGCCGACCGTGAGGGATACTCTGCCGTTGGTGGAGAATGTCGG GACGTCGGTGTGACTGGTGGCTACACCCCTGGTGGTGGTCACTCCCCCTTGAGTCCCATCGCCGGTCTTGGCGCTGACCAAGTCCTGAGCGTCGACATCGTCACTCCTGATGGTCGCTTCGTGACAGCTGATGAGAAGCAGAACACTGATCTCTTCTGGGCTGTTCGAGGTGGTGGCCCTGCTACTTGGGGTGTCGTCGTCTCCATGACTGTCAAGGTCTACCCCAAGATGAGCTTCTCGGGTATGACCTGGAGCGTCACCACCAAGGACGCTGGTATCTCTGAAGAGGCTCTTTGGAAGGCTCTTGACGTTTACTGGCGTCGCTTCCCCGAGTACTCGGACAAGAAGAGCTACGGGTACAGCTTCCTCTTCCCTGCCGGCCCCGGCAACTATCTCTGGACCATGAACCCTTGGATGGTCCCCGGCATGCCCCTTGCCGACTTCAAGAAGATGGTTACACCTCTTCTGGAAGAATGGAAGGCTCTTGGCGTTGATCCCAAGCCCACATTCTTTGAGCATGACCGTTTCTTGCCTGCTTGGCGAACACATTTCCCTGCTGAAAGCGTCGGCAACCCCTACGTTCGCACGGGCTCTCGTCTGATCCCCCGAAAGAACTGGGAGGACCCCGAGCTGTTGAACAAGACCATCTCTACTCTCAAGGGCATTGGATCTGAGGGAGCCATCCTAATTATCTACAACATCAACGCCGCTGCTCCCAAGGGCACTCCCTCCAACTCAGCTAACCCTGCCTGGCGCGATGCCAACATGTTTGCCATCACCGGCCTAAGCTGGACCGCCAACTCCACTGCACAAGAGGTGGCCGATATAAACAACAAGCTCACCCACGATGTCATGGAGCGTCTCAAGGCGATTACtcccggtggtggtggttacGGCAACGAAGGCGATGTCATGGACCCAGACTTTGGACAGTCCTTCTTTGGTTCCAACTACCCTGCTCTTTACAAGTTGAAGCAGCAGATTGACCCCTATGGTGTGTTTTATGCTCCTACCGCTGTTGGTAGTGAGGATTGGTACATCACGGGCCAGGAGGCCTACGTGACCAAGCAGACTGGTCGTCTTTGCCGCAAGTAG